A DNA window from Hymenobacter aquaticus contains the following coding sequences:
- a CDS encoding very short patch repair endonuclease, with the protein MADKITPSQRSYNMSRIRSKDTKPEMTVRKWLHSQGLRFRLHRGDLPGKPDIVLPRYRTVILVHGCFWHAHEGQPCFKLPASRTEWWQQKLGRNKARDWQQQRALELQGWQVLVVWECELKPIRRESTFERLWNELNYSSLRIAG; encoded by the coding sequence ATGGCGGACAAGATTACACCTTCGCAGAGGAGTTACAATATGTCGCGTATCCGAAGCAAGGATACGAAACCTGAGATGACCGTGAGGAAGTGGCTTCACAGCCAAGGACTCAGATTCCGACTGCACCGGGGAGACTTGCCAGGTAAGCCAGACATTGTATTGCCACGGTACCGTACCGTGATTCTGGTACATGGTTGTTTCTGGCATGCTCACGAGGGCCAGCCCTGCTTTAAGCTTCCAGCATCAAGGACTGAATGGTGGCAGCAGAAATTAGGGCGCAATAAAGCCCGTGACTGGCAACAACAACGTGCCTTGGAATTACAGGGCTGGCAAGTGCTAGTAGTATGGGAGTGTGAACTCAAGCCGATACGGCGGGAGTCAACATTCGAGCGCTTGTGGAATGAACTGAATTACAGCTCCCTTCGCATAGCTGGGTAG
- a CDS encoding DUF3427 domain-containing protein: MKTLTVMYRPSRTYTSDSLIVNKLYSRRDLRELFAINDATINTGVFRPKGTNSVWLFVTEEKAADKIQYKDKLEGDILKWQGQLSGRTDKLIMSHATEHIELLVFYRHSKREYPSAAFRYLGRFEYESHQAGKPTSFLLVVNKE; the protein is encoded by the coding sequence TTGAAAACCTTAACTGTTATGTATAGACCATCTCGTACTTATACATCTGATAGCTTGATTGTCAATAAATTGTATTCAAGGCGGGATTTGCGTGAGCTATTTGCTATTAATGATGCTACGATCAATACTGGCGTGTTTCGGCCCAAAGGCACCAATTCCGTATGGCTATTCGTGACTGAGGAAAAAGCAGCCGATAAAATCCAGTATAAGGATAAGCTGGAGGGTGATATACTTAAATGGCAAGGACAGCTTAGTGGCCGCACGGATAAGCTAATCATGAGTCATGCAACGGAGCACATTGAGTTATTGGTCTTCTATCGTCATAGTAAGCGGGAATATCCCAGTGCTGCCTTTCGTTATCTTGGACGCTTCGAATACGAAAGTCACCAGGCAGGAAAGCCCACTTCGTTTTTGTTAGTTGTCAATAAGGAGTGA
- a CDS encoding thermonuclease family protein: MVAIGFLALGGLLTGCPPAAGSTGGGTDVPRTEAGRVVRVIDGDTYDVLSGGRVLRVRLTGADAPEPGQPYGRQVADSVRRLLSPRQLVALTLHGQDLYGRTLATVVLPAAGKRPAVALDSLLVARGWAWAWAPRHKVPRLAAVQQQAQRQGRGLWHCPPAVPPSIWRNLSAAGKRRYASGCPR, from the coding sequence TTGGTTGCGATTGGTTTCCTGGCGCTGGGCGGGCTGCTGACGGGCTGTCCGCCGGCCGCCGGCAGCACCGGGGGCGGTACGGACGTGCCCCGTACGGAAGCCGGCCGGGTGGTGCGCGTCATCGACGGCGACACCTATGACGTGCTGAGCGGTGGCCGGGTGCTGCGGGTGCGCCTGACCGGGGCGGATGCACCCGAGCCGGGCCAGCCCTACGGCCGGCAGGTGGCTGACTCGGTGCGCCGGCTGCTGTCGCCCCGGCAGCTGGTGGCCCTGACCCTGCACGGGCAGGACCTGTATGGCCGGACCCTGGCTACGGTGGTACTGCCGGCGGCGGGTAAGCGGCCGGCAGTGGCCCTGGACTCACTGCTGGTGGCGCGGGGCTGGGCGTGGGCCTGGGCGCCCCGCCACAAGGTGCCGCGGCTGGCGGCCGTGCAGCAGCAGGCCCAGCGCCAGGGGCGCGGGCTGTGGCATTGCCCGCCGGCGGTGCCGCCTTCCATCTGGCGCAATCTGAGCGCGGCCGGGAAGCGGCGCTACGCCTCGGGCTGTCCCCGCTGA
- a CDS encoding erythromycin esterase family protein, whose product MKLFTTTVTSMLLCASAFGQDVRSYVSTHTVPVAMINPAAPADEYADLAPLGEAIGEARVVMLGEQDHGDGPAFQAKTRLIKYLHERKGFTVLAFESDFYGLTTGWNQLPKQPDSIRHFLRHNIFPVWTRSADCRYLFEQYIPQSFQTASPLQVSGFDSQLYLNYSHLHLRENLERYLTTSGIAGKFASPAACQQFLAAVQGLMVKQRTNTPDAFPPAMRRDLEKGLQLISQAQRAAADTSGWPRVIASLQASIATNYPLLARDKAMADNLEFLVATQYPDTKVIVWAANAHILRYPDQQPGKGRAFDMVIRNKMGSYFTQNPQRARQTYVLGFASYQGTAGRLTMPAPYTIALPEKDGLETWIPPSVVYGFLDFTSYNRQFNTPTTPFALKSPGHSLPPGSISPVAWNLAYDGLFFIRDMQATQKAE is encoded by the coding sequence ATGAAGTTATTTACCACTACTGTTACCAGCATGTTGCTGTGTGCGTCGGCCTTCGGGCAGGACGTTCGTTCCTACGTGAGCACCCATACGGTGCCAGTGGCCATGATAAACCCGGCCGCCCCGGCCGACGAGTATGCCGATTTAGCCCCGCTGGGTGAAGCCATCGGCGAGGCCCGGGTAGTCATGCTGGGCGAGCAGGACCACGGCGACGGTCCGGCGTTCCAGGCCAAAACGCGCCTGATCAAATACCTGCACGAGCGCAAAGGATTCACTGTGCTGGCTTTCGAAAGCGACTTTTACGGCCTGACCACGGGCTGGAACCAACTGCCCAAACAACCCGACTCCATCCGGCACTTTCTGCGCCACAATATCTTTCCCGTCTGGACGCGCAGCGCCGACTGCCGCTACCTGTTTGAACAGTACATTCCTCAAAGCTTCCAGACCGCCAGCCCGCTCCAGGTGAGTGGCTTCGATTCGCAGCTGTATCTTAATTACAGCCACCTGCATCTGCGTGAAAACCTGGAGCGTTACCTGACCACCTCGGGTATTGCCGGCAAATTTGCCTCCCCCGCCGCCTGCCAGCAGTTTCTGGCGGCGGTGCAGGGATTGATGGTCAAACAGCGCACCAACACGCCTGACGCCTTCCCCCCGGCCATGCGCCGGGACCTGGAAAAAGGCCTGCAACTGATCAGCCAGGCCCAGCGCGCTGCCGCCGATACATCCGGCTGGCCGCGCGTAATCGCCAGCCTGCAGGCTTCCATTGCGACCAACTACCCGCTGCTGGCCCGCGACAAGGCCATGGCGGATAACCTGGAATTTCTGGTGGCTACGCAGTACCCGGATACCAAAGTCATTGTGTGGGCTGCCAATGCTCATATTCTGCGCTACCCGGACCAGCAGCCCGGCAAAGGCCGGGCTTTCGACATGGTAATCCGCAATAAGATGGGCTCGTATTTCACGCAAAACCCGCAACGGGCCCGGCAAACCTATGTGTTGGGCTTTGCCTCTTATCAGGGCACCGCCGGCCGGCTGACCATGCCTGCACCCTATACCATTGCCTTGCCGGAGAAGGATGGCCTGGAAACCTGGATTCCCCCCAGCGTTGTCTACGGCTTTCTGGATTTCACCTCCTACAACCGGCAGTTCAATACCCCAACCACGCCCTTCGCGTTGAAAAGCCCCGGTCATTCCCTGCCTCCCGGTTCCATTTCCCCTGTCGCCTGGAATCTGGCCTACGACGGCCTGTTCTTCATTCGCGACATGCAGGCGACGCAGAAAGCCGAATAA
- a CDS encoding phage integrase SAM-like domain-containing protein — protein MTARWHGEELQLDTGELVLPAGKNRRGREESFWDAEAGQVIGDHPDKAYLNSRLAEWVRDITQAFEAVFDRAPFEKVTREQLRAELFPSEVEEVLVPVAAAKPVSRTFRQVLEEWKEENRNLGKDSLRKYDQLATMMESWRPDLRPEQVTQKIAKEYQQHLLDLQKSDATIKVHFTGLRKCFEQLGLPADMAWLQYSAKNAPQLDLEIEEVQRLIRWRPTSDVLAEERDRWLFQLFSGRRYEDLEKFDPRERITLTLEDGTRVPALLHAQGKTGNDAAVPLPPIAVNIGERWGWQFPARTWQQRGDYIKDIARQAGLNREWDDRLITGGKVVHNWRPIWQVISTHTARHTAATLLKQVSNGNKALARLVLGHAEEDVTDRYAKDKARLLAPAVLDAWQKILGEWFDGEPAR, from the coding sequence GTGACTGCCCGCTGGCACGGCGAGGAACTACAGCTGGATACGGGAGAGCTGGTACTTCCGGCAGGAAAGAACCGGCGGGGCAGGGAGGAATCGTTCTGGGATGCGGAGGCGGGACAGGTTATCGGTGACCATCCTGACAAGGCGTATCTGAACTCCCGGCTGGCGGAGTGGGTCAGGGACATTACCCAGGCTTTCGAGGCAGTGTTTGACCGGGCGCCGTTCGAGAAGGTAACCCGGGAACAGCTGCGGGCTGAGCTGTTCCCGTCGGAGGTGGAAGAGGTACTGGTACCGGTAGCAGCAGCAAAGCCGGTCAGCCGCACGTTCCGGCAGGTGCTGGAAGAGTGGAAAGAGGAAAACCGCAACCTGGGCAAGGACTCTCTGCGCAAGTACGACCAGCTGGCCACTATGATGGAAAGCTGGCGGCCCGATCTGCGGCCGGAGCAGGTGACGCAGAAGATTGCCAAGGAATACCAGCAGCATCTGCTGGACCTGCAGAAGTCGGACGCCACCATCAAGGTACATTTCACCGGGCTGCGCAAATGCTTCGAGCAGCTGGGGCTGCCGGCCGACATGGCGTGGCTGCAGTATTCGGCCAAGAACGCGCCGCAGCTGGACCTGGAAATCGAGGAAGTACAGCGGCTGATCAGGTGGCGGCCGACTTCTGACGTACTGGCTGAGGAACGGGACCGGTGGCTGTTTCAGCTGTTCAGCGGGCGGCGGTATGAGGACCTGGAAAAGTTCGACCCGCGGGAGCGGATTACGCTGACGCTGGAGGATGGCACGCGGGTGCCGGCGCTGCTGCACGCCCAGGGCAAGACGGGCAACGATGCGGCCGTGCCCCTCCCCCCTATTGCGGTGAACATCGGGGAACGGTGGGGCTGGCAGTTTCCGGCCCGCACCTGGCAGCAGCGCGGCGACTATATCAAAGACATTGCCCGGCAGGCCGGGCTGAACCGGGAATGGGACGACCGGCTGATTACGGGCGGGAAGGTGGTGCACAACTGGCGCCCCATCTGGCAGGTCATCAGCACCCACACGGCCCGGCACACGGCTGCCACGCTGCTCAAGCAGGTCAGCAACGGTAATAAGGCACTGGCCCGGCTGGTGCTGGGCCACGCCGAGGAAGACGTAACGGACCGTTACGCCAAAGACAAAGCCCGGCTGCTGGCACCGGCCGTGCTGGATGCCTGGCAGAAGATTCTGGGCGAGTGGTTCGACGGGGAGCCGGCGCGGTAG
- the pheS gene encoding phenylalanine--tRNA ligase subunit alpha, whose amino-acid sequence MQDQINRLRAEIEAYDLSAPDQLEQFRIAFTGRKGQLADLFDLLKTVPQEQRRAVGQELNQLKQLALEKFTQRQQELEAAAQNAPADPTFDYTLPVVPQALGTRHPLSLVREEMVRIFSRIGFNVAEGPEIEDDWHNFTALNFPENHPARDMQDTFFVTRNPADPTHDALLRTHTSTVQVRVMESQKPPIRSIMPGRVYRNEAISARAHMMFHQVEGIFIDEGVSFADLKQTVYYFVQEMFGQDINIRFRPSFFPFTEPSAEIDITCLICKGAGCNICKQSGWVEIGGCGMVDPNVLEQSGIDTEKYSGYAWGMGIERITMLKYQIKDLRLFTENDLRFLRQFEGVQ is encoded by the coding sequence ATGCAGGACCAAATCAACCGCCTTCGCGCCGAAATCGAAGCTTACGACCTCTCCGCTCCCGACCAGCTGGAGCAGTTCCGCATTGCCTTCACCGGGCGCAAAGGGCAGCTGGCCGATTTGTTCGACCTGCTGAAAACCGTGCCGCAGGAGCAGCGCCGGGCCGTGGGCCAGGAGCTCAACCAGCTCAAGCAGCTGGCCCTGGAGAAGTTTACCCAGCGCCAGCAGGAACTGGAAGCCGCCGCGCAAAACGCCCCCGCCGACCCCACGTTCGACTATACGCTGCCCGTGGTGCCCCAGGCCCTGGGCACGCGCCACCCCCTGAGCCTGGTGCGCGAGGAAATGGTGCGGATTTTCTCCCGCATTGGCTTCAACGTGGCCGAGGGACCAGAAATCGAGGACGACTGGCACAACTTCACGGCTCTGAACTTCCCCGAAAACCACCCGGCCCGCGACATGCAGGACACGTTCTTCGTGACCCGCAACCCCGCCGACCCCACCCACGACGCGCTGCTGCGCACCCACACCAGCACCGTGCAGGTGCGCGTGATGGAAAGCCAGAAGCCGCCGATTCGCAGCATCATGCCGGGCCGCGTGTACCGCAACGAGGCCATTTCGGCCCGCGCCCACATGATGTTCCACCAGGTCGAAGGCATTTTCATTGATGAGGGCGTGAGCTTTGCCGACCTGAAGCAGACGGTGTATTACTTCGTGCAGGAAATGTTCGGTCAGGATATCAACATCCGGTTCCGGCCGTCGTTCTTCCCCTTCACCGAGCCCAGCGCCGAAATCGACATTACCTGCCTGATCTGCAAGGGCGCGGGCTGCAACATCTGCAAGCAGAGCGGCTGGGTAGAAATTGGCGGCTGCGGCATGGTCGACCCCAACGTGCTGGAGCAGTCGGGCATCGACACGGAGAAATACTCGGGCTACGCCTGGGGCATGGGCATCGAGCGGATTACGATGCTCAAGTACCAGATCAAGGACCTGCGTTTGTTCACGGAAAACGACCTGCGCTTCCTGCGCCAGTTTGAAGGCGTACAATAA
- a CDS encoding M16 family metallopeptidase, producing MIHFEEFTLANGLRCIVHEDHTTPIAVLNVLYNVGSRDEDEQHTGFAHLFEHLMFSGSVNIPNYDEPLQYVGGENNAFTSPDITNYYLTLPAANLETAFWLESDRMLGLAFSENGLEVQRKVVVEEFKQNYLNQPYGDVWLKLRPLAYQHHPYQWPTIGKEISHIENAVMDDVRAFFAKHYSPVNAILVVAGPVSVAEARRLAEKWFGPIPAGTPYERSLPAEPRQTEARLLDVTADVPVSAFYKVYHMPGRAEPTYHTADLLSDVLGRGKSSRLYQRVVKDQPLFNSISASCTGSLEPGLLVINGRLNAGVTPEEADAAVEAVVAELRQELVPELELEKVKNQAETSIVFEEIELLNRAMNLAYSKLIGDANLVNQESARVQAVTPQGLLAMAQDILRPENSTTLYYRAQPTVATPELATTDAVE from the coding sequence ATGATTCACTTCGAAGAATTTACCCTCGCCAACGGCCTGCGCTGCATCGTCCACGAGGATCATACCACCCCCATTGCCGTTCTGAACGTGCTTTACAACGTCGGCTCGCGCGACGAAGACGAGCAGCACACCGGTTTTGCCCACCTCTTCGAGCACCTGATGTTCTCGGGCTCGGTCAACATCCCCAACTACGACGAGCCCCTGCAGTACGTGGGCGGCGAAAACAACGCCTTTACCTCCCCCGACATCACCAACTACTACCTCACGCTGCCGGCGGCCAACCTCGAAACCGCCTTCTGGCTCGAATCGGACCGGATGCTGGGCCTGGCCTTCTCGGAAAACGGCCTGGAGGTGCAGCGCAAAGTGGTGGTCGAGGAGTTCAAGCAAAACTACCTCAACCAGCCCTACGGCGATGTCTGGCTGAAGCTGCGGCCCCTGGCCTACCAGCACCATCCCTACCAGTGGCCCACCATCGGCAAGGAAATCAGCCACATCGAAAACGCGGTGATGGACGACGTGCGGGCTTTCTTCGCCAAGCACTACTCCCCGGTCAATGCCATCCTGGTGGTGGCCGGCCCCGTCAGCGTGGCCGAGGCGCGCCGCCTGGCCGAGAAGTGGTTCGGGCCCATCCCGGCCGGTACGCCCTACGAGCGCAGCCTGCCCGCCGAGCCCCGCCAAACTGAGGCCCGCCTGCTCGACGTCACGGCCGACGTGCCGGTCAGCGCCTTCTACAAGGTCTACCACATGCCCGGCCGCGCCGAGCCCACCTACCACACCGCCGACCTGCTCAGCGACGTGCTGGGCCGGGGCAAGTCGTCGCGCCTCTACCAGCGCGTGGTGAAGGACCAGCCGCTATTCAACTCCATTTCCGCGTCCTGCACCGGCTCCCTGGAACCCGGCCTGCTCGTCATCAACGGCCGCCTCAACGCGGGCGTCACCCCGGAAGAGGCCGATGCCGCCGTCGAAGCCGTCGTGGCCGAGCTGCGCCAGGAGCTGGTGCCCGAGCTAGAGCTGGAAAAAGTAAAGAATCAGGCCGAAACCAGCATCGTGTTCGAAGAAATCGAGCTGCTGAACCGCGCCATGAACCTGGCCTACAGCAAGCTCATCGGCGACGCCAACCTCGTCAACCAGGAAAGCGCCCGGGTGCAGGCCGTTACGCCCCAGGGCCTGCTCGCCATGGCCCAGGACATCCTGCGCCCCGAAAACAGCACCACGCTCTACTACCGGGCCCAGCCCACCGTGGCCACCCCGGAGCTAGCCACCACCGACGCAGTGGAATAA
- a CDS encoding SusC/RagA family TonB-linked outer membrane protein: protein MPRILLVMSLLVAPCLPARAQQTDSLAGPAPDSLRAAPTGWLRLAAAGEPAPLPHFVTVQPLLSRVAGVQVTPYSGAPGAQALVRIRGAASLSGNAQPLYVVDGAPVFQNTFTPNNYSGNPTAFFRPIEASELEANPLLSIPAEDIETIEVLKGALETAQYGFQGINGVIRITTRRGRVGQTRLHYAGYGGVQQARTRYDLLDAQEYAQLGNDVDTNFGTRPRYSAAEVAAFGKGTDWQAEILRAAALHEHQVSLDGGTDKTRYYASAGYLNQQGVVRQSSLVRYNARAFVAHQFTNRFRAEAGVGLSQTQQRLPVYDLLTRTVLAPPIYPVRNPDGSYAKVIFEGNNPVQLLDEAYQRPRQNRVLGRLAGYYTLAPGLTLEVQATLERSVLHSQLFGPGISNPFFFRPGGQYVDNRATYEQWVVQPALRYRRAFADGRHTVGAALQAVRQSYEYQDENLNYLPGQEGSVGGSTSTSQVQVQSLLLTADYTFAGRYQVQGSLRRDQALFGNLDPEWLPGVQATWHAGQEAFLHGQTVVSKLDARVGWGLTSGTGHTSPGQAGGVAWYAPNYPPNTPAQQWLFRREQVRQFDAGLALGLWQDQLSVTLGAYQRRMHLEARTAQGSLAGIDGTEVLNKGLELTVAGAWQAGPVRGTTTLAAALNSNRLALPTDPAAGPVYGIYHRTEDGQPLSSFYGYDYQGLTANGLPYFRDIDNNGIITPADQVLLGSGLPRRLLSISQDLAWRRFSLLTQLDGLFGYQMLNTTLLNLDEPAGGYNSSGRVRNRWTPTNTATDVPRAGGHPILERTSPYTLQSGNHLRLSSLTLSYKVWNTDTRQISVWAGANNLFILTNYRGYDPNVSSAGASSTQAGLDAGSYPTARTILLGIKATL, encoded by the coding sequence ATGCCCCGAATCTTACTCGTTATGAGCTTGCTGGTCGCGCCTTGCCTGCCGGCCCGGGCCCAGCAGACCGACTCCCTCGCCGGCCCCGCCCCCGACAGCCTGCGGGCCGCCCCCACCGGCTGGCTGCGGCTGGCGGCGGCCGGCGAGCCGGCGCCGCTGCCGCACTTTGTCACCGTCCAGCCCCTGCTCAGCCGGGTGGCCGGGGTGCAGGTCACCCCCTACTCGGGGGCGCCGGGGGCCCAGGCCCTGGTGCGCATCCGGGGGGCGGCCAGCCTCAGCGGCAACGCCCAGCCGCTCTACGTGGTCGACGGCGCGCCGGTGTTTCAGAACACCTTTACCCCCAACAACTACTCCGGCAACCCCACCGCCTTCTTCCGGCCCATCGAAGCCTCGGAACTGGAAGCCAATCCGCTGCTGAGCATCCCGGCCGAGGACATCGAAACGATAGAAGTGCTGAAAGGTGCCCTCGAAACGGCCCAGTACGGCTTCCAGGGCATCAACGGCGTCATCCGCATCACCACCCGCCGGGGCCGGGTGGGCCAGACGCGCCTGCACTATGCCGGCTACGGCGGCGTGCAGCAGGCCCGCACCCGCTACGATTTGCTCGACGCCCAGGAATATGCCCAGCTGGGAAACGATGTGGACACCAACTTCGGAACCCGCCCCCGCTACTCGGCCGCCGAGGTGGCCGCCTTCGGCAAAGGCACCGACTGGCAGGCGGAAATCCTGCGCGCGGCGGCCCTGCACGAGCACCAGGTGAGCCTGGATGGCGGCACGGACAAGACCCGCTACTACGCGAGTGCCGGCTACCTCAACCAGCAGGGCGTGGTGCGGCAGTCGAGCCTGGTGCGCTACAACGCCCGGGCCTTCGTGGCCCATCAGTTCACCAACCGCTTCCGGGCCGAAGCCGGGGTGGGCCTCAGCCAGACCCAGCAGCGCCTGCCGGTCTACGATTTGCTCACGCGTACCGTGCTGGCCCCGCCTATCTATCCCGTGCGCAACCCCGACGGCAGCTACGCCAAGGTTATCTTCGAGGGCAACAACCCGGTGCAGCTGCTCGACGAGGCGTACCAGCGGCCCCGCCAGAACCGGGTGCTGGGCCGCCTGGCTGGCTATTACACCCTGGCCCCTGGGCTTACCCTGGAAGTACAAGCCACTCTGGAACGCTCCGTGCTGCACAGCCAGTTGTTTGGTCCCGGCATCTCCAACCCCTTCTTCTTTCGGCCCGGCGGCCAGTACGTCGACAACCGCGCCACCTACGAGCAGTGGGTGGTGCAGCCCGCCCTGCGCTACCGCCGCGCCTTCGCCGACGGCCGCCATACCGTCGGCGCAGCCCTGCAAGCCGTTCGCCAGAGCTACGAGTATCAGGACGAAAACCTCAACTACCTTCCCGGCCAGGAAGGCAGCGTGGGCGGCAGCACCTCCACCAGCCAGGTGCAGGTGCAAAGCCTGCTGCTGACGGCCGACTATACCTTCGCCGGGCGCTACCAAGTGCAGGGCAGTCTGCGCCGCGACCAGGCGTTGTTTGGCAATCTTGACCCGGAATGGCTGCCCGGTGTGCAGGCCACCTGGCACGCCGGCCAGGAAGCCTTTCTGCACGGCCAGACCGTCGTGAGCAAGCTCGATGCCCGGGTTGGCTGGGGCCTTACCTCCGGTACGGGTCATACCAGTCCCGGCCAGGCGGGCGGCGTGGCGTGGTATGCTCCCAATTATCCCCCGAACACGCCCGCGCAGCAGTGGCTGTTTCGCCGGGAGCAAGTGCGCCAGTTCGACGCGGGCCTTGCCCTGGGTTTGTGGCAGGACCAGCTAAGCGTTACGCTCGGGGCCTACCAGCGCCGCATGCACCTCGAGGCCCGCACCGCCCAGGGCTCCCTGGCCGGCATCGACGGCACCGAGGTGCTCAACAAAGGCCTGGAGCTAACGGTAGCTGGCGCCTGGCAGGCCGGCCCGGTGCGGGGCACAACCACCCTGGCCGCCGCCCTGAACAGCAACCGCCTGGCCCTGCCCACCGACCCCGCCGCCGGCCCGGTGTACGGCATTTACCACCGGACCGAAGACGGGCAGCCCCTCAGCTCTTTCTACGGCTACGACTACCAGGGCCTCACGGCCAATGGCCTGCCGTATTTCCGCGACATCGACAACAACGGCATTATCACCCCTGCCGACCAGGTGTTGCTGGGTAGCGGCCTGCCCCGGCGGCTGCTCAGCATCAGCCAGGATCTTGCCTGGCGGCGCTTTAGCCTGCTCACCCAGCTCGACGGCCTCTTTGGCTACCAGATGCTGAACACGACCTTGCTTAACCTCGACGAGCCGGCCGGTGGCTACAACTCCTCGGGCCGGGTGCGCAACCGCTGGACGCCCACCAACACCGCTACCGACGTACCCCGCGCCGGCGGCCACCCCATCCTGGAACGCACCTCCCCTTATACCCTGCAATCGGGCAACCACCTGCGCCTTTCCTCCCTCACCCTCTCCTATAAGGTGTGGAATACCGACACCCGCCAGATTTCGGTGTGGGCGGGGGCCAACAACCTGTTCATTTTGACCAACTACCGCGGCTACGACCCCAACGTTAGCTCCGCTGGCGCCAGCAGCACCCAAGCCGGCCTCGATGCGGGCAGCTACCCCACCGCCCGCACCATCCTGCTCGGCATAAAGGCCACGTTGTAG